A portion of the Rhodococcus pseudokoreensis genome contains these proteins:
- a CDS encoding IclR family transcriptional regulator, with translation MGARAGEIAGHEPRAVQKALALLEAVAQLGSGATARDIAAHAGIPQATAYRLLNLLTADGYLVRIADLSGFALGRRTRQLAGADAAPDPVDHHAVLEELREQVRFGIHLASFAGSRVRLVDRDPDHELSGENTIAAHLHASAIGKVLLASRPDLVPPSLRRVTSSTITDFGALRTELDAVRHTGSAREVDEVRVGRSAVAVPVHDAQNAVTGCLAAIGKTGRLAVDDPELTDLLRSCAARVGGRVPA, from the coding sequence ATGGGCGCCCGAGCCGGGGAGATCGCGGGCCACGAACCACGCGCCGTGCAGAAAGCGCTCGCCCTGCTCGAGGCGGTCGCGCAACTCGGGTCCGGGGCGACGGCGAGAGACATCGCCGCGCACGCGGGGATCCCCCAGGCCACGGCGTACCGGCTGCTCAATCTCTTGACCGCCGACGGCTATCTGGTGCGGATCGCGGATCTGTCCGGGTTCGCGCTGGGCCGCCGGACCCGGCAGCTGGCGGGGGCCGACGCGGCACCGGACCCGGTCGACCACCACGCCGTCCTCGAGGAACTGCGGGAACAGGTGCGTTTCGGGATCCATCTGGCGTCGTTCGCGGGCAGCCGGGTGCGACTCGTCGACCGCGATCCCGACCACGAACTCAGCGGCGAGAACACGATCGCCGCGCACCTGCACGCGTCCGCCATCGGCAAGGTCCTCCTCGCGTCCCGTCCCGACCTGGTCCCGCCGAGCCTGCGCAGGGTGACGTCGTCGACCATCACCGACTTCGGCGCGCTGCGGACCGAACTCGACGCCGTCCGGCACACCGGTTCGGCCCGCGAGGTCGACGAGGTGCGCGTCGGCCGCAGCGCGGTCGCCGTCCCGGTGCACGACGCGCAGAACGCGGTGACCGGGTGCCTCGCGGCAATCGGGAAGACGGGACGGCTGGCGGTCGACGACCCGGAGCTGACCGACCTTTTACGCTCCTGCGCGGCGCGGGTCGGCGGCCGGGTGCCGGCCTGA
- a CDS encoding APC family permease produces the protein MSALSDAVARSFATGEPARAALSPLRALGRRQLSGVEVLAQSVATTAPAVSIVVLPVTMFTHKMLLSGLITIVVATVVVSLIAVCVSQFTRRMAAAGGLYSFVFQGLGTRAALTAGVAMLTKYVGSAVMTLYHGGQAVIATLGFFGVELRGPAERLLVYAGIALVILGCLVRGVRFAALAILAVESCSLLFIAGLMIVTGAGGQHAAVPPSDSAYGPLLMTLAAVFALAGFESATFFGPEAKRPLATVTRTVMLTPMICGGLFIFSAWAAWSGRTDTLVNAYLHGTATGVDPAVVIALNLGLGTSWLASAMASSNAASRLLYSMGIETVVPRLFARVHRGYRTPYAALAVIVCVVCAGAATFGIVGKSAAFGHVQLIARTAVVAAYVLVAVASVRFLSRIGEHTPLVLAAGVAGSAAGGIVLAYMLFVNVAHGFTIVPAVVLALLLSGSAWQLYLRWRHPASLRSVGVFDTAETDDVLPGAGVFATDAAGNLALTAAGRTPGSR, from the coding sequence ATGTCAGCACTTTCCGACGCCGTCGCGCGTTCGTTCGCCACCGGCGAGCCCGCACGCGCGGCCCTGTCGCCGTTGCGTGCACTGGGCAGGCGGCAATTGTCGGGCGTCGAGGTTCTCGCCCAGTCGGTGGCGACGACGGCGCCTGCGGTGTCGATAGTCGTGCTGCCCGTCACCATGTTCACCCATAAGATGCTGCTCAGCGGTCTGATCACGATCGTCGTCGCGACGGTGGTGGTGTCCCTGATCGCGGTGTGCGTCTCGCAGTTCACGCGGCGCATGGCGGCCGCGGGGGGCCTCTACAGTTTCGTGTTCCAGGGCCTCGGCACCCGGGCCGCGCTGACGGCGGGCGTGGCGATGCTGACCAAGTACGTGGGCAGCGCGGTGATGACGCTGTACCACGGCGGCCAGGCCGTGATCGCGACGCTCGGTTTCTTCGGGGTGGAGTTGCGCGGGCCCGCCGAACGCCTCCTCGTGTATGCCGGGATCGCGCTCGTGATCCTCGGCTGCCTGGTCCGTGGGGTCCGGTTCGCGGCGCTCGCCATCCTCGCTGTCGAATCGTGCTCGCTGCTGTTCATCGCCGGTCTGATGATCGTGACCGGCGCCGGCGGCCAGCACGCCGCGGTGCCGCCGTCCGATTCCGCGTACGGGCCGCTGCTCATGACGCTGGCCGCGGTGTTCGCGCTGGCCGGATTCGAGAGCGCCACGTTCTTCGGCCCCGAGGCCAAGCGGCCGCTCGCCACCGTCACCCGCACCGTGATGCTCACGCCGATGATCTGCGGCGGCCTGTTCATCTTCTCGGCCTGGGCCGCCTGGTCCGGTCGCACCGACACCCTGGTGAACGCGTACCTCCACGGCACCGCTACCGGGGTCGACCCGGCCGTGGTGATCGCCCTGAACCTCGGGTTGGGCACGTCGTGGCTGGCGTCGGCGATGGCGTCGTCGAATGCCGCTTCGCGCCTGCTGTACTCGATGGGGATCGAAACCGTCGTCCCGCGCCTGTTCGCCCGGGTGCACCGCGGCTACCGCACCCCGTACGCGGCCCTGGCCGTCATCGTGTGCGTCGTGTGCGCGGGTGCCGCGACGTTCGGCATCGTCGGCAAATCGGCCGCGTTCGGTCACGTCCAGTTGATCGCCAGGACGGCGGTGGTCGCGGCGTACGTGCTGGTGGCGGTGGCGTCGGTGCGGTTCCTCAGCCGGATCGGGGAGCACACGCCCCTCGTCCTGGCGGCCGGAGTCGCGGGCAGCGCCGCAGGCGGAATCGTGCTGGCCTACATGCTGTTCGTGAACGTGGCCCACGGTTTCACGATAGTCCCCGCCGTGGTGCTGGCCCTGTTGCTGTCGGGTTCGGCGTGGCAGTTGTATCTGCGGTGGCGCCACCCGGCGAGTCTGCGGTCGGTGGGTGTGTTCGACACCGCGGAGACGGACGACGTGCTGCCGGGGGCCGGGGTGTTCGCGACGGATGCCGCCGGGAACCTCGCGTTGACGGCGGCTGGACGCACTCCCGGGTCCCGGTGA
- a CDS encoding flavin monoamine oxidase family protein, with the protein MKGLGATGGAGLAYGAMSTLGLAPSTAAPARTFQPLAAGDLIGKVKGSHSVVVLGGGPAGLCSAFELQKAGYTVTVLEARTRPGGRVWTARGGTEETDLNGETQKCTFSDGHFYNVGATRIPQSHITLDYCRELGVEIQGFGNQNANTFVNYASDTSLSGQSVTYRAAKADTFGYMSELLKKATDQGALDQVLSREDKDALSEFLSDFGDLSDDGRYLGSSRRGYDSEPGAGLNFGTEKKPFAMQEVIRSGIGRNFSFDFGYDQAMMMFTPVGGMDRIYYAFQDRIGTDNIVFGAEVTSMKNVSGGVTVDYTTGGARKSITADYAICTIPPHLVGRLQNNLPADVLTALKAAKPSSSGKLGIEYSRRWWETEDRIYGGASNTDKDISQIMFPYDHYNSDRGVVVAYYSSGKRQEAFESLTHRQRLAKAIAEGSEIHGEKYTRDISSSFSGSWRRTKYSESAWANWAGSGGSHGGAATPEYEKLLEPVDKIYFAGDHLSNAIAWQHGALTSARDVVTHIHERVAQEA; encoded by the coding sequence ATGAAGGGCCTCGGGGCCACCGGGGGTGCAGGACTCGCGTACGGCGCGATGTCGACGCTCGGGCTCGCACCGTCGACCGCCGCGCCCGCCCGCACGTTCCAGCCGCTCGCGGCCGGCGACCTCATCGGCAAGGTGAAAGGCAGCCACTCCGTGGTCGTGCTCGGCGGCGGCCCCGCCGGACTGTGTTCGGCGTTCGAACTGCAGAAGGCCGGCTACACGGTGACGGTCCTGGAGGCCCGCACCCGGCCCGGCGGCCGCGTCTGGACCGCCCGGGGCGGCACCGAGGAGACCGACCTGAACGGCGAGACGCAGAAGTGCACGTTCTCGGACGGCCACTTCTACAACGTCGGCGCCACCCGGATCCCGCAGAGCCACATCACGCTCGACTACTGCCGCGAACTCGGCGTCGAGATCCAGGGCTTCGGAAACCAGAACGCCAACACGTTCGTGAACTACGCGAGCGACACGTCGCTGTCGGGCCAGTCCGTCACCTACCGGGCGGCGAAGGCCGACACGTTCGGCTACATGTCCGAACTGCTGAAGAAGGCCACCGATCAGGGCGCCCTGGACCAGGTGCTGTCCCGGGAGGACAAGGACGCGCTGTCGGAATTCCTCAGCGACTTCGGCGACCTGTCCGACGACGGCCGCTACCTCGGATCCTCCCGCCGCGGTTACGATTCGGAACCCGGAGCCGGACTGAACTTCGGCACCGAGAAGAAGCCGTTCGCGATGCAGGAAGTGATCCGCAGCGGCATCGGCCGCAACTTCAGCTTCGACTTCGGCTACGACCAGGCGATGATGATGTTCACCCCGGTCGGCGGCATGGACCGGATCTACTACGCATTCCAGGACCGGATCGGCACCGACAACATCGTCTTCGGCGCCGAGGTGACGTCGATGAAGAACGTGTCCGGCGGTGTCACCGTCGACTACACCACAGGCGGCGCGCGGAAGTCGATCACCGCCGATTACGCGATCTGCACGATCCCGCCGCACCTCGTCGGCCGACTGCAGAACAATCTGCCCGCCGACGTGCTCACCGCGCTGAAGGCGGCCAAGCCGTCGTCGTCCGGGAAGCTCGGTATCGAGTACTCGCGCCGGTGGTGGGAGACGGAGGACCGCATCTACGGCGGCGCGTCCAACACCGACAAGGACATCTCGCAGATCATGTTCCCGTACGACCACTACAACTCCGACCGGGGCGTGGTCGTCGCCTACTACAGCAGCGGCAAGCGGCAGGAGGCGTTCGAGTCGCTCACCCACCGCCAGCGGCTCGCCAAGGCGATCGCGGAGGGCTCGGAGATCCACGGCGAGAAGTACACCCGCGACATCTCCTCGTCGTTCTCGGGCAGCTGGCGGCGCACCAAGTACTCCGAGAGCGCGTGGGCGAACTGGGCGGGCAGCGGCGGCTCGCACGGCGGCGCGGCCACCCCCGAGTACGAGAAGCTGCTCGAACCCGTCGACAAGATCTACTTCGCCGGCGACCACCTGTCCAACGCCATCGCCTGGCAGCACGGCGCGCTGACGTCCGCCCGCGACGTCGTCACCCACATCCACGAGCGCGTCGCCCAGGAAGCCTGA
- a CDS encoding Rid family hydrolase yields the protein MKSFRTKAVTAALAASALIAGATSCSSDEAAAEAPGSTFVSKSVLEAGEANPMIAQGVAIGGGTAVYKSSGIGPGASNKAAPEGTPESYIDTDVFAGGALPAGVTITEAQGINALKRIRDNLEAQGLTLEDVVTMRVFLDNAPGTDRADYAGWNRAYRQFFANTNLDTGDTELVPLGTAEPAAPMERNSSRPSRFALEVASLPAAGWLVEVEVDAVYPDGEEPQ from the coding sequence GTGAAGTCTTTTCGTACCAAGGCCGTGACCGCTGCGCTCGCCGCTTCCGCTCTGATCGCCGGGGCGACGTCGTGCTCCTCCGACGAGGCGGCGGCGGAAGCGCCCGGCAGCACGTTCGTCTCCAAGTCCGTTCTCGAAGCCGGAGAGGCGAATCCGATGATCGCGCAGGGGGTCGCGATCGGCGGCGGCACCGCCGTCTACAAGTCGAGTGGGATCGGCCCGGGCGCATCCAACAAGGCTGCACCCGAGGGCACCCCCGAGTCGTACATCGACACCGACGTCTTCGCCGGTGGCGCACTTCCGGCCGGCGTCACGATCACCGAGGCGCAGGGCATCAACGCGCTGAAGCGGATTCGCGACAACCTGGAGGCGCAGGGGCTGACACTCGAGGACGTCGTGACCATGCGCGTGTTCCTCGACAACGCCCCCGGCACCGACCGCGCCGACTACGCCGGCTGGAACCGCGCCTACCGGCAGTTCTTCGCGAACACCAACCTCGACACCGGCGACACCGAACTGGTCCCGCTCGGCACGGCGGAACCGGCCGCTCCGATGGAGCGGAACTCCTCGCGGCCCAGCCGGTTCGCGCTCGAGGTCGCGAGCCTGCCCGCCGCGGGATGGCTCGTCGAGGTCGAGGTGGACGCCGTCTACCCCGACGGTGAGGAGCCGCAGTAG
- the tatA gene encoding Sec-independent protein translocase subunit TatA: MGALSPSHWAIIAVVLVVLFGSKKLPDAARGLGRSMRILKTEVGELQADAPELEK; encoded by the coding sequence GTGGGGGCGCTGAGCCCGAGTCACTGGGCGATCATCGCGGTGGTGCTCGTGGTGCTGTTCGGCTCGAAGAAGCTCCCGGACGCCGCCCGCGGCCTGGGACGGTCGATGCGGATCCTCAAGACCGAGGTGGGGGAGTTGCAGGCGGACGCTCCCGAACTGGAGAAATAG
- a CDS encoding ABC transporter permease — translation MTTTLESRAHAGPQPIPEARNRISLEQSVANTLTMAYRGLLKIKHNPEQLFDVVVQPIIFTLMFTYIFGGAISGDVSSYLPIIIPGILVQTVITTSIVTGTQLREDMDKGVFDRFKSLPIARIAPLSGALLADVVRYGIATTITFTVGIAMGYRPGGGVVGVVSAGVLVVVCAFSISWIFALMGVLMSKASSVQGISMLILFPLTFMSNAFVPADTMPGWMQAFVNVNPVSHVVTAVRELVNDGHFGVHVVWSLLGAAVIVAIMAPLTVRTYMRKA, via the coding sequence ATGACCACCACCCTCGAATCCCGCGCACATGCGGGCCCGCAACCGATTCCGGAGGCCCGGAACCGGATCAGCCTCGAGCAGTCCGTCGCCAACACACTCACGATGGCGTACCGGGGACTGCTCAAGATCAAGCACAACCCGGAGCAACTGTTCGACGTCGTCGTCCAGCCGATCATCTTCACGCTGATGTTCACGTACATCTTCGGTGGCGCCATCTCCGGCGACGTGTCGTCGTATCTGCCGATCATCATCCCGGGCATCCTGGTCCAGACGGTGATCACCACGTCGATCGTGACGGGCACCCAGTTGCGGGAAGACATGGACAAGGGCGTCTTCGATCGATTCAAGTCGTTGCCGATCGCCCGCATCGCGCCGCTGTCCGGCGCCCTCCTCGCGGACGTCGTGCGGTACGGCATCGCCACGACCATCACGTTCACCGTCGGTATCGCGATGGGGTACCGGCCGGGCGGCGGAGTCGTCGGGGTGGTGTCGGCCGGTGTGCTCGTCGTCGTCTGTGCCTTCTCGATCAGCTGGATCTTCGCGCTGATGGGCGTCCTGATGAGCAAAGCGTCCTCGGTGCAGGGCATTTCGATGCTGATCCTGTTCCCGTTGACGTTCATGTCCAACGCGTTCGTGCCTGCCGACACGATGCCGGGCTGGATGCAGGCGTTCGTGAACGTCAACCCCGTGTCGCACGTCGTGACCGCGGTGCGTGAACTCGTCAACGACGGCCACTTCGGTGTCCACGTCGTGTGGTCGCTGCTCGGCGCCGCCGTGATCGTCGCGATCATGGCGCCGCTGACGGTCCGGACCTACATGCGTAAGGCCTGA
- a CDS encoding ATP-binding cassette domain-containing protein has translation MNLTATPPAIEADGLVKLFGRQRAVDGVSLSVPTGSVYGVLGPNGAGKTTTVRMLATLLRPDGGEARIFGHDVVREPNAVRSLVGVTGQYASVDEDLSAVENLVIFARLLGLSRGDARRKCTELLEEFDLTEAATKPLKNFSGGMRRRLDLAASLIAHPPLLFLDEPTTGLDPRTRAQMWDTIRRLVADGSTVLLTTQYLDEADQLADRIAVIDRGKVIADGTADELKASVGVSSLQLTLADRGQIDDARSVIAHTLCVEVAITPEIGRLTAPMTDPSLTVELLIRLRDHGIAVDEITVQKPSLDEVFLTITGHGAEDTAADADTERSVA, from the coding sequence ATGAACCTCACTGCAACTCCCCCAGCCATCGAGGCCGACGGGCTCGTGAAACTCTTCGGCCGTCAGCGCGCCGTCGACGGCGTGAGCCTGTCCGTGCCGACCGGGTCGGTATACGGAGTGCTCGGCCCGAATGGCGCAGGCAAGACCACCACGGTGCGGATGCTTGCGACGCTGTTGCGCCCGGACGGCGGCGAGGCCCGGATCTTCGGCCACGACGTGGTGCGCGAACCGAATGCGGTGCGCTCACTGGTCGGTGTCACGGGCCAGTACGCGTCGGTCGACGAGGACCTGTCGGCGGTCGAGAATCTGGTGATCTTCGCCCGGTTGCTCGGGCTGAGCCGGGGCGACGCCCGCCGCAAGTGCACGGAACTGCTCGAGGAGTTCGACCTCACCGAGGCGGCGACGAAGCCGCTGAAGAATTTCTCCGGCGGCATGCGACGGCGCCTCGACCTGGCGGCCAGCCTGATCGCCCATCCGCCGCTGTTGTTCCTCGACGAGCCGACGACGGGCCTGGACCCTCGGACGCGTGCCCAGATGTGGGACACCATCCGCCGGCTGGTCGCGGACGGGTCGACGGTGCTGCTCACCACGCAATACCTCGACGAGGCGGACCAGTTGGCGGATCGGATCGCCGTCATCGACCGCGGGAAGGTGATCGCGGACGGCACGGCCGACGAGTTGAAGGCGTCCGTCGGCGTCTCGTCGCTGCAGCTGACCCTCGCCGATCGCGGCCAGATCGACGACGCGCGTTCGGTGATCGCACACACCCTCTGCGTGGAGGTGGCGATCACGCCGGAGATCGGCCGCCTCACCGCACCGATGACCGACCCGTCGCTCACCGTGGAACTCCTGATCCGGTTGCGCGACCACGGGATCGCCGTCGACGAGATCACCGTCCAGAAGCCGAGTCTCGACGAAGTCTTCCTCACCATCACCGGCCACGGCGCAGAAGACACTGCCGCCGACGCCGATACCGAACGGAGCGTCGCATGA
- the menE gene encoding o-succinylbenzoate--CoA ligase: MSELRVLPVPSGAAVLGILPQLSAVLDGTAPAALPVPAADERETRRLMDALRPGDPIDDGVALVVATSGTTGVPKGAILSAAALRASGDATHARLGGPGAWLLTLPAHHIAGMQVLLRSVLAGSDPVVIDVSDGFDPGALPAAVESMSGPRRYTSLVPTQLVKALDHPEAVASLAALDAVLLGGAATPAPVLRRAVDAGIAVVRTYGMSETCGGCVYDGVPLDGARVRIDDDSRVLLGGPMLASGYRGLPDHPAFAEPGWFRTDDAGTVTDGVLAISGRLDEAISTGGLTVVPQVVEAALIAHPAVRECAVIGLPDERLGRRVAAVVVAEPGTAPTLAELRTFVERTLDTTAAPRELHLVDALPLRGPGKVDRRALESRFG, from the coding sequence GTGAGCGAATTGCGGGTCCTGCCCGTCCCATCCGGTGCCGCGGTTCTCGGCATCCTGCCGCAACTGTCGGCGGTCCTCGACGGGACCGCGCCGGCCGCGCTCCCCGTGCCCGCCGCGGACGAGCGGGAGACCCGGCGGCTGATGGACGCACTGCGGCCCGGGGACCCGATCGACGACGGTGTCGCACTCGTGGTCGCGACGTCCGGGACGACGGGCGTGCCGAAGGGCGCGATACTCTCCGCGGCCGCCCTCCGCGCGAGCGGTGACGCGACGCATGCGCGACTCGGCGGCCCGGGCGCCTGGCTGCTGACCCTTCCCGCCCACCACATCGCAGGCATGCAGGTGTTGCTACGCAGCGTCCTCGCGGGCTCCGACCCGGTGGTGATCGACGTGTCCGACGGCTTCGACCCCGGCGCGCTGCCCGCCGCAGTCGAGTCGATGTCCGGACCCCGCCGCTACACCTCGCTCGTCCCGACCCAGCTGGTCAAGGCCCTCGACCACCCCGAAGCCGTGGCGTCGCTGGCCGCGCTCGACGCCGTCCTCCTCGGTGGGGCCGCCACCCCCGCCCCGGTCCTGCGGCGCGCCGTCGACGCCGGGATCGCCGTCGTCCGTACGTACGGAATGAGCGAGACGTGCGGCGGATGCGTGTACGACGGGGTGCCCCTCGACGGCGCGCGCGTGCGAATCGACGACGACAGCCGCGTCCTCCTCGGCGGCCCCATGCTGGCGTCCGGGTACCGCGGCCTCCCCGATCATCCGGCGTTCGCCGAACCCGGCTGGTTCCGCACCGACGACGCCGGCACCGTCACCGACGGCGTCCTCGCCATCTCCGGCAGACTCGACGAAGCCATCTCCACCGGCGGACTCACCGTCGTCCCGCAAGTGGTCGAGGCGGCCCTTATCGCCCACCCCGCGGTCCGGGAATGCGCGGTCATCGGCCTCCCCGACGAGCGGCTGGGCCGCCGCGTCGCCGCCGTCGTCGTCGCCGAACCCGGCACCGCACCGACACTCGCCGAACTCCGCACGTTCGTCGAACGCACCCTCGACACCACCGCCGCCCCCCGCGAACTCCACCTCGTCGACGCCCTCCCCCTCCGCGGTCCAGGCAAGGTCGACCGGCGCGCGCTGGAATCGCGGTTCGGCTAG
- a CDS encoding DUF3349 domain-containing protein yields the protein MSLPPFLSSIIGWLRAGYPNGVPEQDYIPLFALLTRRLSEDEVDAVADALVEEGDLPIEKTDIQVLITKVTDELPLESDVDRVRSNLAAGGWPLAGPAQ from the coding sequence ATGAGCCTTCCACCGTTCCTCTCCTCCATCATCGGCTGGCTGCGCGCCGGCTACCCGAACGGCGTACCCGAGCAGGACTACATTCCGTTGTTCGCACTGCTCACCCGCCGCCTGTCGGAAGACGAGGTGGACGCCGTCGCCGACGCCCTCGTCGAGGAGGGCGACCTGCCCATCGAGAAGACCGACATCCAGGTGCTCATCACCAAGGTCACCGACGAGTTGCCACTGGAATCGGACGTCGACCGGGTGCGCAGCAACCTCGCCGCAGGCGGCTGGCCGCTTGCCGGGCCTGCCCAGTGA
- a CDS encoding DUF3349 domain-containing protein, with translation MPKNSLSSVLDWLRAGYPEGVPAKDHFALLAVLRRRLTDEEIEQVVALSIETAHETPQRHVDYDNIRRLISEITHEEPSEEDVARVTENLEAGGWPVGTDAENGEGSDDAEETRDAG, from the coding sequence GTGCCCAAGAACTCACTAAGCTCCGTGCTCGACTGGCTACGCGCCGGGTACCCCGAGGGAGTCCCGGCGAAGGACCATTTCGCGTTGCTGGCCGTGCTGCGTCGCCGTCTCACCGACGAGGAGATCGAACAGGTCGTCGCGCTGTCGATCGAAACCGCTCACGAGACGCCGCAACGCCACGTCGACTACGACAACATCCGTCGCCTCATCAGCGAGATCACCCACGAGGAACCGTCCGAGGAGGACGTTGCGCGGGTGACGGAGAATCTCGAGGCCGGGGGCTGGCCGGTCGGTACCGATGCCGAGAACGGCGAAGGTTCCGACGACGCGGAAGAAACCCGCGACGCAGGCTAG
- a CDS encoding inorganic phosphate transporter, which yields MTAELVVLLVVVVTALAFDFTNGFHDTGNAMATSIATGALRPKVAVALSASLNLVGAFLSVEVAATVAKGVVNLGEVDGEDLLLIVFAGLVGGIIWNLATWLLGLPSSSSHALFGGLIGAAIASIGMSGVEWGGVLSKVVVPAVLAPVVAALVATAGTKLVYRITSGVPEGTKEHGFRIGQIGSASLVSLAHGTNDAQKTMGVIFLALVAHGSLSADDEMPFWVKLSCAIAIALGTYLGGWRIIRTLGKGLVEISAPQGMAAESSSAAIILTSSHLGLPLSTTHVATGSILGTGLGRKGAEVRWGIAGRMAVAWLVTLPSAAIVGAVCWVIAHLIGGLPGVLVVFAALILLAGFMYLRSRLQPVTSGNVNAEWESGDAAAPAEPTDRPEPGVAETADSTGPAANR from the coding sequence GTGACCGCAGAGCTCGTAGTTCTCCTGGTGGTAGTAGTCACCGCCCTCGCTTTCGATTTCACGAACGGCTTTCACGACACCGGCAATGCAATGGCCACCTCGATCGCGACGGGAGCTCTGCGACCCAAGGTCGCTGTCGCGCTCTCCGCGTCGTTGAATCTCGTCGGCGCGTTCCTGTCCGTGGAGGTTGCGGCGACGGTCGCCAAGGGCGTGGTGAACCTGGGAGAAGTGGACGGCGAGGATCTGCTGCTCATCGTGTTCGCGGGCCTGGTCGGCGGCATCATCTGGAATCTGGCGACGTGGCTGCTCGGCCTGCCGTCCAGCTCTTCGCACGCACTGTTCGGTGGTTTGATCGGTGCGGCCATCGCGTCCATCGGCATGAGCGGCGTCGAATGGGGCGGGGTGCTCAGCAAGGTCGTCGTTCCCGCCGTCCTCGCCCCCGTGGTCGCGGCTCTGGTCGCCACCGCGGGCACCAAGCTGGTCTACCGGATCACCTCGGGCGTGCCGGAGGGCACCAAGGAACACGGGTTCCGGATCGGCCAGATCGGATCCGCTTCCCTGGTGTCGCTGGCCCACGGAACCAACGATGCCCAGAAGACGATGGGCGTGATCTTCCTCGCACTCGTCGCGCACGGATCCCTGTCCGCCGACGACGAAATGCCGTTCTGGGTGAAGCTCAGTTGCGCGATCGCCATCGCCCTCGGCACGTACCTCGGCGGCTGGCGCATCATCCGCACCCTCGGCAAGGGACTCGTGGAGATCTCCGCTCCCCAGGGCATGGCCGCGGAGTCTTCGTCCGCCGCCATCATCCTCACGTCCAGCCACCTCGGACTGCCGCTGTCCACCACCCATGTCGCGACCGGATCCATCCTCGGCACCGGGCTCGGACGCAAGGGCGCCGAGGTCCGCTGGGGCATCGCCGGACGCATGGCCGTCGCGTGGCTGGTCACGCTGCCGTCGGCGGCGATCGTCGGCGCGGTGTGCTGGGTCATCGCCCACCTGATCGGCGGCCTGCCAGGCGTTCTCGTCGTGTTCGCCGCCCTGATCCTGCTCGCCGGATTCATGTACCTGCGCTCCCGCCTGCAACCGGTGACGTCCGGCAACGTGAACGCCGAATGGGAGTCCGGCGATGCCGCCGCTCCCGCCGAACCCACCGACCGTCCCGAACCGGGCGTGGCCGAGACCGCGGACTCCACCGGTCCCGCCGCGAACCGCTGA